One genomic region from Thalassotalea sp. PS06 encodes:
- the glgB gene encoding 1,4-alpha-glucan branching protein GlgB, with the protein MHEHIQALNNAQHPNPFGFLGMQTNEKGYLQFNVYIPWAKRVSVLDKASGKVIAKLDKVDEQGLFSKTTRRKKSAAYQLQVTSGDSKRLIDDPFSFGCVLGEIDTHLFLEGNHKHLYNKLGAHCIEHEGVAGVNFAVWAPNASHVAVVGDFNDWDGRCHPMRKLLNCGIWEIFIPHHSARHPLQEGCHYKFEVKDANSNLLPLKADPMGSQAQYRPDTSSVVNAENPFAWGDKKWMSSREAMNNRHAPISIYEVHLGSWQRDEHNEFLNYRDIAERLIPYVQDLGFTHIQLMPVSEYPFDGSWGYQPVGLFAPTARFGSPKDFKYFIDQCHQAGLGVLIDWVPGHFPVDDHGLVRFDGTCLYEHEDPRKGFHPDWNTLIYNYGRTEVANFLRASAMHWLENYHVDGVRVDAVASMLYLDYSRNDGEWVANKFGGNENLEAVDFLKGFNEELYADYPGAFSVAEESTSWPGVSKPTDMGGLGFGFKWNMGWMNDTLQYMGRDPVHRKFHHNEISFGLVYAFDENFVLPLSHDEVVHGKGSILARMPGDDWQRFANLRAYYGFMWTHPGKKLMFMGCEFAQQNEWNYQQSLDWHLLEHQPHQGVQRMIRDLNSLYKNTPALHQQDCQNEGFDWIDYQNSEQSVFSYVRYGEEGTNPVLVVVNFTPSVHRDFRVGTPIAGEHREIFNSDAAIYGGSDVGNFGSVNASVTPWQDQPNSISITVPPLATVVFEIVG; encoded by the coding sequence ATGCATGAACATATCCAGGCGCTGAACAATGCTCAGCACCCTAACCCGTTTGGTTTTCTTGGAATGCAAACCAATGAAAAAGGTTATCTTCAGTTCAATGTATATATTCCCTGGGCGAAGCGGGTTTCTGTGCTCGATAAAGCGTCCGGTAAAGTGATTGCCAAACTGGATAAAGTCGATGAACAGGGCTTGTTCAGTAAAACTACCCGTCGCAAAAAATCTGCTGCCTATCAGCTGCAGGTTACCAGTGGCGACAGCAAACGTCTGATTGACGATCCCTTTTCTTTTGGTTGTGTTTTGGGTGAGATCGACACCCACCTGTTTTTAGAAGGTAACCACAAGCATCTTTATAACAAACTGGGGGCTCATTGCATTGAGCACGAAGGCGTTGCTGGTGTGAACTTCGCGGTCTGGGCTCCAAATGCCAGCCATGTTGCGGTTGTCGGTGATTTCAACGACTGGGATGGTCGCTGCCATCCAATGCGCAAACTATTAAACTGCGGTATCTGGGAAATCTTCATCCCTCATCACAGTGCTCGTCACCCGCTGCAGGAAGGTTGTCATTACAAGTTTGAAGTCAAAGACGCCAACTCCAATCTATTGCCTTTAAAAGCTGACCCGATGGGCTCCCAGGCGCAGTATCGCCCGGACACTTCTTCGGTGGTTAATGCCGAGAACCCATTTGCCTGGGGCGATAAAAAATGGATGAGCAGCCGTGAGGCGATGAACAATCGCCATGCACCCATCAGTATTTATGAAGTGCACTTAGGTTCCTGGCAGCGCGATGAACATAACGAGTTTTTAAATTATCGCGACATTGCTGAGCGTTTGATCCCTTATGTTCAGGATCTCGGCTTTACCCATATTCAGTTGATGCCGGTAAGTGAATACCCGTTTGATGGTTCCTGGGGTTACCAGCCGGTAGGCTTGTTCGCGCCGACCGCGCGTTTTGGTAGTCCTAAAGACTTTAAATATTTCATCGACCAGTGCCACCAGGCCGGCCTTGGGGTATTGATCGACTGGGTACCGGGTCACTTCCCGGTAGACGACCACGGTCTGGTTCGTTTTGACGGCACTTGTCTTTACGAACATGAAGACCCGCGTAAAGGTTTCCACCCTGACTGGAATACCCTGATTTACAACTATGGCCGTACTGAAGTTGCAAACTTCCTGCGTGCCAGCGCTATGCATTGGCTCGAAAACTATCATGTTGATGGTGTCCGCGTTGATGCCGTAGCATCGATGCTTTACCTCGATTACTCCCGCAACGACGGCGAATGGGTTGCCAATAAATTTGGCGGTAACGAAAACCTTGAAGCGGTAGATTTCCTAAAAGGCTTTAACGAAGAATTATATGCCGATTATCCAGGCGCGTTCTCGGTCGCGGAAGAGTCGACTTCCTGGCCAGGGGTTTCCAAGCCAACCGATATGGGTGGCCTGGGCTTCGGTTTTAAATGGAACATGGGCTGGATGAATGACACCTTACAATACATGGGGCGTGATCCGGTTCATCGCAAATTCCATCACAATGAAATCAGCTTTGGCCTGGTTTATGCGTTTGACGAAAACTTTGTCTTGCCACTGAGCCATGATGAAGTGGTTCACGGTAAAGGTTCGATTCTTGCTCGTATGCCAGGTGATGACTGGCAACGTTTTGCCAACCTTCGCGCTTATTATGGTTTTATGTGGACTCACCCAGGCAAGAAATTGATGTTTATGGGGTGTGAATTCGCCCAGCAAAATGAGTGGAACTATCAACAGTCTTTAGATTGGCACTTATTGGAGCATCAGCCGCATCAAGGCGTACAGCGAATGATTCGCGATCTAAACAGCCTTTATAAAAATACCCCGGCTCTGCATCAGCAGGATTGTCAGAATGAAGGTTTTGACTGGATTGATTATCAAAATTCCGAACAGTCGGTATTCAGTTATGTGCGTTACGGCGAAGAAGGTACTAACCCGGTTTTAGTTGTCGTTAACTTTACCCCAAGTGTGCATCGTGATTTTCGCGTTGGTACGCCAATTGCCGGCGAGCACAGAGAAATCTTTAATTCCGATGCGGCCATTTATGGGGGCAGTGATGTTGGTAATTTTGGGTCTGTTAATGCAAGCGTAACTCCCTGGCAGGATCAGCCTAATTCGATCAGCATTACCGTCCCACCTCTAGCCACTGTTGTCTTTGAGATTGTTGGCTAA
- a CDS encoding glycogen/starch/alpha-glucan phosphorylase, producing MATATKKPLTAAQFKTKVLHHLNFTSSEVDFQDNPTAVLRAVCLAVNEVVYEKLKETNAAHTDQKSRSVNYLSLEYLMGRMLSNNLHNLNLFDVANKAVAELGFELEDIFEEGHDLALGNGGLGRLAACFLDSLATMDYNAVGYGIHYRHGLFEQQFHECRQIETPDEWREFGNPWEVCRPEAVQEIPLFGSVETQTQVDGSVKKIWHPGQIIKGVPWDVPIVGYNSKTVNVLRLWESRACSHFDWDQFNAGSYQDAHSAQNQAETISKVLYPNDETEAGKELRFIQQYFFCACSIKDIIKRYQKQYGDDWSEFANQTVIQLNDTHPTIAILELMRTLMDDYDFSWDNAWAMCRQVFAYTNHTLLPEALEKWAVSMFERVLPRHLEILFAINEQFLNNEVARMWPGDVQMRARLSLIEEGQQQMVRMAHLCVVTSFKVNGVAQIHSDLVQSDLFPEFNALYPGKLTNVTNGVTPRRWLKACNPKLSKLLDTVVKNDWAKELSSLDAISEYADDAKFQKKFMDIKLENKVKLAEEIKKLTGVEVNPEAIFDVQIKRLHEYKRQHLNFLHILGLYRRLLANPDYDMQPRVFIFGAKAAPGYYLAKEIIYAINKVAERINNDARIKDKLKVVFMPNYRVTLAEKIIPAADVSEQISTAGKEASGTGNMKLALNGAVTIGTLDGANVEIAEEVGDDNIFIFGNTVDQIKAMKVEGYNPWDFYHADAELKEVIDWLRGDFFTPGKPGELAAIAHSLLEGGDPYRVMADYADYARAQEELDVAYKDSKRWARMAILNTAKMGKFTSDRSIEDYVNNIWKLTPIK from the coding sequence ATGGCGACAGCAACGAAAAAACCGTTAACCGCAGCGCAATTCAAAACCAAGGTTCTTCATCACCTGAACTTCACCTCCAGTGAAGTTGATTTTCAGGACAATCCTACCGCCGTTCTACGCGCCGTTTGTCTGGCAGTGAACGAAGTGGTTTATGAGAAGCTAAAAGAAACCAATGCCGCTCATACTGATCAAAAAAGCCGCTCGGTAAACTATCTGTCCCTGGAATACCTGATGGGACGCATGCTTTCTAACAACCTGCACAACCTGAATCTTTTCGACGTAGCAAACAAAGCCGTTGCCGAGTTAGGTTTTGAGCTGGAAGATATTTTTGAAGAAGGTCACGACTTGGCACTAGGTAATGGCGGTCTTGGTCGTCTTGCAGCCTGTTTCTTAGATTCCTTAGCAACCATGGATTACAACGCCGTAGGTTACGGTATCCACTACCGTCACGGTTTGTTCGAGCAGCAATTCCACGAGTGTCGTCAAATCGAAACCCCGGATGAGTGGCGTGAATTCGGTAACCCATGGGAAGTTTGTCGCCCGGAAGCGGTGCAGGAAATTCCATTATTTGGTTCGGTAGAAACACAAACCCAGGTTGACGGCAGCGTTAAGAAAATCTGGCATCCTGGCCAGATCATCAAAGGGGTTCCATGGGATGTGCCAATCGTTGGTTACAACTCAAAAACCGTAAATGTTTTACGTTTGTGGGAATCTCGTGCATGTAGTCATTTTGACTGGGATCAGTTCAACGCAGGTTCTTATCAGGACGCGCACAGCGCTCAAAATCAGGCGGAGACTATCTCTAAAGTTCTATACCCGAACGATGAAACCGAAGCCGGTAAAGAGCTGCGTTTCATTCAGCAATACTTCTTTTGTGCCTGTTCTATTAAAGACATCATCAAGCGTTACCAGAAGCAGTACGGTGACGACTGGTCAGAATTTGCTAACCAAACCGTTATCCAATTAAACGATACGCACCCAACTATCGCCATTCTTGAGCTAATGCGCACCCTAATGGACGATTACGATTTTAGTTGGGACAACGCCTGGGCAATGTGCCGTCAGGTATTTGCCTACACCAACCACACCTTATTGCCAGAAGCATTAGAGAAGTGGGCGGTATCTATGTTCGAACGCGTATTGCCGCGTCACTTAGAAATCCTTTTCGCCATCAATGAGCAGTTCTTAAATAACGAAGTTGCTCGCATGTGGCCTGGCGACGTACAAATGCGAGCTCGCTTGTCATTGATTGAAGAAGGTCAGCAACAAATGGTTCGCATGGCGCACCTTTGTGTTGTTACTTCTTTCAAAGTTAACGGTGTTGCGCAGATTCACTCTGATCTTGTGCAATCGGACTTATTCCCAGAATTCAATGCACTTTACCCGGGCAAGCTAACTAACGTTACCAATGGTGTTACACCACGTCGTTGGTTGAAAGCCTGTAACCCTAAGCTTTCGAAGCTATTGGATACGGTTGTTAAGAATGACTGGGCCAAAGAGCTATCTAGCCTGGATGCGATTTCTGAGTATGCAGATGATGCTAAATTCCAGAAGAAATTCATGGATATCAAGCTAGAAAATAAAGTGAAGCTTGCAGAAGAAATCAAAAAGCTGACTGGCGTTGAAGTCAATCCAGAAGCAATCTTTGATGTCCAGATTAAGCGTCTGCACGAGTACAAGCGTCAGCACCTTAACTTCTTACATATTCTAGGTTTATACCGTCGTCTATTAGCAAACCCTGATTACGATATGCAGCCACGTGTATTCATCTTCGGCGCTAAAGCGGCTCCTGGTTACTACCTGGCGAAAGAAATCATTTATGCAATCAACAAGGTTGCTGAGCGCATCAATAACGACGCACGCATCAAAGACAAGCTTAAAGTTGTGTTTATGCCTAACTACCGCGTGACCTTAGCTGAGAAAATCATTCCAGCGGCTGACGTTTCAGAGCAGATTTCAACTGCCGGTAAAGAAGCATCAGGTACTGGTAACATGAAGCTTGCTCTTAACGGTGCTGTCACAATCGGTACATTAGATGGTGCTAACGTCGAGATTGCTGAAGAAGTTGGCGATGACAACATCTTTATCTTCGGTAACACCGTTGACCAAATCAAAGCGATGAAAGTAGAAGGTTATAACCCTTGGGACTTCTACCACGCTGATGCAGAGTTAAAAGAAGTAATCGACTGGTTACGTGGCGACTTTTTCACTCCTGGTAAGCCAGGCGAGCTAGCAGCAATTGCTCACAGCTTGCTAGAAGGTGGTGACCCGTACCGTGTAATGGCCGATTATGCCGATTACGCCCGAGCTCAGGAAGAGTTGGACGTTGCTTACAAAGACAGCAAACGTTGGGCGCGTATGGCTATCCTCAATACAGCGAAGATGGGTAAATTCACCTCAGATCGTTCGATTGAAGATTATGTAAACAATATTTGGAAATTAACGCCGATTAAATAA
- a CDS encoding DUF6746 family protein, translated as MKKLITLFTPLLFVIAPIQAEENYQHFPAIAAPGTHVALCNLRAFNEKLNAILSKEDLTPEDMVKVHELTYTLENAVMRLQKDLETVAADLEEVHLASERLDSETIKNRGDAYLSATGLILDPKGCE; from the coding sequence ATGAAAAAGCTAATCACCTTATTCACACCCTTACTGTTTGTTATTGCTCCCATCCAGGCGGAAGAAAACTATCAACATTTTCCGGCTATAGCTGCACCGGGCACCCACGTGGCTTTATGTAACCTAAGGGCATTTAATGAAAAATTGAACGCAATCCTGAGTAAAGAAGATCTAACACCTGAAGATATGGTGAAGGTGCATGAGCTGACCTATACCTTAGAAAATGCGGTCATGCGGTTACAAAAAGATCTTGAGACGGTTGCTGCAGATCTTGAAGAAGTTCACCTGGCATCGGAGCGATTAGACTCAGAGACCATTAAAAATCGTGGTGATGCCTATTTATCGGCCACAGGTCTAATCCTTGATCCAAAAGGGTGCGAGTAA
- a CDS encoding M24 family metallopeptidase, translated as MKKLLTQFSLILSLIISGVASSETTDNPWPEIRKKRIEQLLPSALKAAKVDAWLSICRENNNDPLADHIGCENAGSTAAFMFYIDNKGFHSVAFSPSSESTALGELGLLNKVVSVPRGESAIQYASDFIKQAKFKRIAINSSDSNAQADGLSYSQRKLIEKALGKDFSERLVSSEEVVYEWLSIKLPEEVEIMTKAAELTAKWQIEAYNTIIPGKTTDADVARFLKAKMAEHGVGDAWAPDQNPNVNSGPDRGHSHSTDKVIMPGDVIQTDFGIKLHDRWVSDIQRFAYVLKPGETAAPENIQYYWQSGRDAGFAAFAAMKPGVRGIDVDAAQSKLMKKHGSEHVMWSTGHPVGYVAHDTGPNLGGSRGATARPAAYKKLKEGMVFAFDGFHSWKRDDGTFKTISVEEMVVIEKDGARYLIPPQQELILVPATIE; from the coding sequence ATGAAAAAGTTATTAACCCAATTCAGCCTTATACTTTCCCTGATAATTTCCGGCGTTGCCTCATCCGAGACAACTGATAACCCTTGGCCTGAAATCCGAAAAAAACGCATTGAGCAGCTTCTTCCCAGTGCGTTAAAGGCTGCAAAAGTCGACGCCTGGCTGAGCATTTGCCGTGAAAATAATAATGATCCATTAGCCGATCATATTGGCTGTGAAAATGCCGGTTCAACCGCAGCCTTTATGTTTTACATCGACAACAAGGGTTTTCACTCCGTTGCTTTCTCGCCATCCAGCGAATCAACGGCTCTTGGCGAGCTGGGATTGCTTAACAAAGTGGTTTCCGTGCCTCGCGGTGAATCGGCGATTCAATATGCATCCGACTTTATCAAGCAAGCTAAATTTAAGCGCATCGCAATCAATTCTTCAGATAGCAATGCACAGGCAGATGGTTTGAGTTACAGCCAGAGAAAACTGATAGAAAAAGCCTTGGGCAAAGACTTTTCCGAACGTTTGGTATCCTCTGAAGAGGTTGTTTATGAATGGCTATCAATCAAACTGCCAGAAGAAGTTGAGATCATGACCAAAGCCGCCGAGTTAACCGCAAAATGGCAGATTGAAGCATACAACACCATTATTCCGGGTAAGACAACCGACGCTGATGTTGCCAGATTCCTAAAGGCAAAAATGGCAGAGCATGGGGTTGGTGATGCCTGGGCACCCGATCAAAACCCAAATGTAAACTCAGGCCCTGATCGTGGACATTCACATTCCACCGATAAAGTGATCATGCCTGGTGATGTTATTCAAACCGATTTTGGTATTAAGCTTCATGATCGTTGGGTCAGTGATATTCAACGGTTTGCCTATGTGCTCAAACCCGGAGAAACCGCAGCGCCTGAAAATATCCAATATTATTGGCAAAGTGGTCGGGATGCGGGCTTCGCAGCCTTTGCGGCGATGAAACCTGGAGTGCGTGGAATCGATGTTGATGCCGCGCAAAGCAAACTCATGAAAAAGCATGGCTCGGAACATGTGATGTGGAGCACCGGGCACCCGGTTGGCTATGTCGCCCACGATACTGGACCAAACCTGGGTGGTTCGCGAGGGGCAACGGCTCGCCCGGCGGCGTATAAAAAACTCAAGGAAGGTATGGTGTTCGCCTTTGATGGTTTCCATAGCTGGAAGCGTGACGATGGCACCTTTAAAACCATTTCCGTTGAAGAAATGGTGGTGATTGAAAAAGACGGTGCCCGTTACCTGATTCCGCCGCAGCAAGAATTAATTTTAGTGCCGGCAACTATCGAATAA
- a CDS encoding amidase, with the protein MSFEYFSATQLLSMFRDKTLSPVEVLTSYQQQIAKVNHKVNAFTSTDFDDAEKNAKQAEDTYANGLWAPLSGLQLAIKDETYILGQPMTNGSVLLKDNISTTTDPAAERLLAANASIIGRTTTPEFSASSVTWSHLWGVSRNPWNLDITCGGSSGGSAIAVASGMCSFANGTDIGGSIRIPAAMCGVYGYKPPHGRIAEISPYNIDPYCHHGVLARSVDDVLLGYGQMKGPHIQDSHSYLPDNFSQMTELPDVKGLRIAVSLNLGFYQVEQDILDNLLASAKLLEQAGAIVDFIDIDWDEQVIQTAKVHQRSLMGKLMLRDYGAAHLRQQLTPYVQQYLDKVEQTTLDDVFDANQHLCVMWDKIAPVFATYDVLLCPTVATTKVPADFDYSKDDIRINLKQVDANKGWFMTYPFNSLGQCPVLAMPNGMCDNQVPSSLQIVGGPYQEAPVFAVGKYLESAQPLRWFQDHFPEFNRHNL; encoded by the coding sequence ATGTCATTTGAATATTTTTCTGCAACTCAGTTGTTGTCTATGTTTCGCGATAAGACGTTATCTCCGGTTGAGGTTTTAACGTCCTATCAGCAGCAGATCGCAAAGGTCAACCACAAGGTTAACGCCTTTACGTCGACCGATTTTGACGACGCTGAAAAAAATGCGAAACAAGCTGAAGATACGTATGCAAATGGCTTATGGGCGCCTCTTTCTGGTCTGCAGTTAGCGATCAAAGACGAAACGTATATTCTCGGACAGCCAATGACTAATGGCTCTGTCCTTCTCAAAGATAATATATCGACGACCACAGATCCTGCGGCAGAACGTCTTCTTGCGGCAAATGCCAGCATTATTGGCCGCACCACTACACCTGAGTTTTCGGCTTCCAGCGTGACCTGGTCGCACCTATGGGGAGTGAGCCGCAACCCCTGGAATCTCGACATTACTTGTGGTGGTTCTTCCGGTGGCAGCGCAATAGCCGTCGCCAGTGGCATGTGTAGCTTTGCTAACGGCACCGATATTGGCGGCTCAATCCGCATTCCTGCGGCGATGTGCGGCGTATATGGTTACAAGCCTCCCCATGGCCGCATTGCCGAAATCAGTCCCTATAATATCGATCCCTACTGTCACCATGGCGTTTTAGCCCGAAGTGTCGATGATGTTTTGCTGGGGTATGGGCAAATGAAAGGTCCGCATATTCAGGATTCTCACTCCTATCTCCCGGATAACTTTTCGCAGATGACGGAGTTGCCCGATGTCAAAGGGTTGCGTATCGCGGTTTCGCTGAACCTCGGTTTTTATCAGGTTGAGCAGGACATTCTTGATAACTTGCTGGCGTCGGCAAAATTGCTGGAGCAAGCTGGCGCTATCGTCGATTTTATCGATATTGACTGGGATGAACAGGTGATTCAGACCGCGAAAGTTCATCAACGCTCTCTAATGGGCAAACTGATGCTGCGTGATTATGGCGCTGCCCACTTGCGTCAGCAATTAACGCCTTATGTGCAGCAATACCTCGACAAAGTCGAGCAAACCACGCTTGACGATGTCTTCGATGCCAATCAGCATTTGTGCGTAATGTGGGATAAAATTGCCCCAGTGTTTGCAACCTATGATGTACTCTTGTGCCCTACCGTTGCCACCACCAAAGTCCCTGCGGATTTTGATTATTCGAAAGATGACATTCGTATTAATTTGAAGCAAGTCGATGCCAATAAAGGCTGGTTTATGACTTACCCGTTTAACAGTCTTGGCCAGTGTCCGGTGTTAGCCATGCCCAATGGCATGTGTGACAACCAGGTGCCCAGCTCGTTGCAGATTGTTGGTGGCCCTTACCAGGAAGCTCCGGTTTTTGCGGTGGGTAAATATCTCGAATCTGCACAGCCGCTGCGTTGGTTTCAAGACCATTTTCCGGAATTTAACCGCCATAACCTATAG
- a CDS encoding N-acetylmuramoyl-L-alanine amidase, which produces MKLTFSHSHRSFGQRLRRGAWLLMTAGLVSACSSTDSNVNTDYQSENYSSRVRFLVMHYTVSDWQSSLTTLTKPPGGVSSHYLIPEPDDESYEEGKLEVYQLVDETQRAWHAGNSQWEDRNAINDQSIGIELVNRADCNYQSNNPRLDFSNDFLCDYREFSEEQLQLLIKLSKDILARHPEITPTRVVGHSDIQPEWKSDPGPKFPWYTLYLNGIGAWYEQEDLFRHWRQLTTKDLPDIGQIQCALKQYGYGVELTGVYDEQTHDIIRAFQLHFRPHQTDGVADYRTVATLWALLDKYFPQAINTDGEFFCHFQDEFKVIEESNNPADIFTPGTSG; this is translated from the coding sequence ATGAAATTGACCTTTTCCCATTCCCATCGTTCATTTGGGCAACGCCTTAGGCGCGGTGCCTGGTTATTAATGACAGCAGGCCTTGTAAGTGCCTGTTCGAGCACCGACAGTAACGTCAATACCGATTACCAATCAGAAAACTATTCATCACGGGTACGCTTTCTGGTGATGCATTACACCGTAAGCGATTGGCAAAGTTCGTTAACCACTTTAACCAAGCCTCCCGGTGGCGTTAGCTCCCATTACCTGATTCCCGAGCCGGATGATGAATCCTATGAGGAAGGAAAGCTTGAGGTTTATCAATTGGTTGATGAGACTCAGCGGGCGTGGCATGCCGGCAACAGCCAGTGGGAAGACCGCAATGCGATTAATGATCAGTCAATCGGTATTGAGCTGGTAAATCGCGCCGACTGCAACTATCAGTCGAATAATCCGCGCCTGGATTTTAGTAATGATTTTTTGTGTGACTACCGAGAATTTTCCGAAGAGCAATTACAACTATTGATTAAGCTTTCTAAAGATATTCTTGCCCGTCACCCGGAAATCACTCCAACCCGAGTCGTAGGGCATTCGGATATTCAGCCGGAATGGAAATCCGATCCGGGTCCAAAATTTCCATGGTATACCTTGTACTTGAACGGTATCGGCGCCTGGTACGAACAAGAGGATTTATTCCGCCATTGGCGACAATTAACCACCAAAGATTTACCGGACATAGGGCAAATTCAATGTGCCCTGAAACAATATGGCTATGGGGTCGAGCTAACCGGTGTTTATGACGAGCAAACCCATGACATTATCCGCGCCTTTCAATTACATTTTCGCCCACATCAAACCGATGGTGTTGCTGACTACAGAACCGTTGCCACCCTTTGGGCCTTGCTTGATAAGTATTTTCCCCAAGCGATAAATACCGATGGTGAATTTTTCTGTCATTTTCAGGATGAGTTTAAGGTGATAGAGGAATCCAATAATCCAGCCGATATATTTACACCGGGAACATCGGGTTAA